Proteins from a single region of Macrotis lagotis isolate mMagLag1 chromosome 2, bilby.v1.9.chrom.fasta, whole genome shotgun sequence:
- the LOC141514434 gene encoding histone H2B type 2-E: MPEPAKSAPAPKKGSKKAVTKAQKKDGKKRKRSRKESYSIYVYKVLKQVHPDTGISSKAMGIMNSFVNDIFERIAGEASRLAHYNKRSTITSREIQTAVRLLLPGELAKHAVSEGTKAVTKYTSSK, translated from the coding sequence ATGCCCGAGCCCGCCAAGTCCGCGCCCGCCCCAAAGAAGGGCTCCAAGAAGGCCGTGACCAAGGCGCAGAAGAAAGATGGCAAGAAGCGCAAGCGCAGCCGCAAGGAAAGCTACTCCATCTACGTGTACAAGGTGCTGAAGCAGGTCCACCCCGACACGGGCATCTCCTCCAAGGCCATGGGCATCATGAACTCGTTCGTCAACGACATCTTCGAGCGCATCGCCGGCGAGGCCTCCCGCCTGGCTCACTACAACAAGCGCTCCACCATCACCTCCCGGGAGATCCAGACGGCCGTGCGCCTGCTGCTGCCCGGGGAGCTGGCCAAGCACGCCGTGTCCGAGGGCACCAAGGCCGTCACCAAGTACACCAGCTCCAAGTAA
- the LOC141514438 gene encoding histone H2A type 1-like: protein MSGRGKQGGKARAKAKSRSSRAGLQFPVGRVHRLLRKGNYSERVGAGAPVYLAAVLEYLTAEILELAGNAARDNKKTRIIPRHLQLAIRNDEELNKLLGKVTIAQGGVLPNIQAVLLPKKTESHHKAKGK from the coding sequence ATGTCCGGACGCGGAAAACAAGGAGGCAAAGCCCGCGCCAAGGCCAAGTCCCGCTCCTCCCGGGCCGGGCTGCAGTTCCCCGTGGGCCGGGTACATCGCCTGCTCCGCAAGGGCAACTACTCGGAACGCGTCGGCGCTGGGGCGCCCGTGTACCTGGCTGCGGTCCTCGAGTACCTGACTGCCGAAATCCTGGAGCTGGCGGGCAACGCTGCCAGGGACAACAAGAAGACGCGCATCATCCCCCGCCACCTGCAGCTGGCCATCCGCAACGACGAGGAGCTCAACAAGCTGCTGGGCAAGGTGACCATTGCCCAGGGCGGCGTCCTGCCCAACATCCAAGCCGTGCTGCTGCCCAAGAAGACCGAGAGCCACCACAAAGCCAAGGGCAAGTAA
- the LOC141514437 gene encoding histone H3 — protein MARTKQTARKSTGGKAPRKQLATKAARKSAPATGGVKKPHRYRPGTVALREIRRYQKSTELLIRKLPFQRLVREIAQDFKTDLRFQSSAVMALQEASEAYLVGLFEDTNLCAIHAKRVTIMPKDIQLARRIRGERA, from the coding sequence ATGGCTCGGACGAAACAGACCGCTCGCAAGTCCACCGGCGGCAAGGCGCCCCGCAAGCAGCTGGCCACCAAAGCAGCCCGCAAGAGCGCGCCGGCCACGGGCGGCGTGAAGAAGCCTCACCGCTACCGGCCCGGCACCGTGGCGCTGCGGGAGATCCGGCGCTACCAGAAGTCCACGGAGCTGCTGATCCGCAAGCTGCCCTTCCAGCGGCTGGTGCGCGAGATCGCTCAGGACTTCAAGACCGACCTGCGCTTCCAGAGCTCGGCCGTGATGGCCTTGCAGGAGGCGAGCGAAGCCTACCTCGTGGGGCTCTTTGAGGACACCAACCTGTGCGCCATCCACGCCAAGAGAGTGACCATTATGCCCAAGGACATCCAGCTGGCTCGCCGCATCCGCGGGGAGAGGGCTTGA